One Oncorhynchus clarkii lewisi isolate Uvic-CL-2024 chromosome 28, UVic_Ocla_1.0, whole genome shotgun sequence genomic region harbors:
- the LOC139387588 gene encoding retinoic acid receptor RXR-gamma-A-like isoform X2, whose amino-acid sequence MDNNESCLHLTSIRVLIPVADDEEGVSGRASGADSSVQVSHLSSTPSQPLSIMVGPPHPHHHHPHHHHHPSVISTTVNPGRPHPSPISTLGSPFNGLGGSPYSVITSSSLGSPGVSMPHTPTIGFSTLSSPQVNSLNSVSSSEDIKPPPGLAGLGHMNSYGCMSPGSMSKHICAICGDRSSGKHYAVYSCEGCKGFFKRTIRKDLTYTCRDSKECLIDKRQRNRCQYCRYQKCLAMGMKREAVQEERQRGRDKSDNEVESTSSFNGDMPVEKILDAELAIEPKTEAYMEASTGNSTNDPVTNICQAADKQLFTLVEWAKRIPHFSELPLDDQVILLRAGWNELLIASFSHRSVTVKDGILLATGLHVHRSSAHSAGVGSIFDRVLTELVSKMKDMQMDKTELGCLRAIVLFNPAKGLSNPTEVEALREKVYASLESYTKHRYPEQPGRFAKLLLRLPALRSIGLKCLEHLFFFKLIGDTPIDTFLMEMLEAPHQIT is encoded by the exons ATGGATAATAATGAATCGTGTCTACATCTAA CAAGTATTCGAGTTCTCATTCCTGTTGCAGACGATGAGGAAGGGGTATCAGGGCGTGCATCGGGGGCAG ATTCTTCTGTTCAGGTCTCCCACCTGAGCTCCACCCCCTCACAGCCCCTTAGCATCATGGTGGGCCCCCCtcaccctcaccaccaccacccccatcaccatcaccacccctcCGTCATCAGCACCACCGTCAACCCCGGGCGGCCCCACCCATCCCCCATAAGCACCCTGGGCTCGCCATTCAATGGGCTGGGCGGCTCGCCGTACTCCGTCATCACGTCGTCCTCTCTGGGCTCGCCAGGTGTCTCCATGCCCCACACGCCCACCATAGGCTTCAGCACGCTCTCCAGCCCACAG GTAAACTCTCTGAACAGTGTGAGCAGCAGTGAGGACATCAAGCCTCCTCCAGGCCTGGCTGGACTGGGTCACATGAACAGCTACGGCTGCATGAGCCCAGGATCCATGTCCAAGCACATCTGTGCCATCTGTGGGGACCGATCCTCAG GGAAACACTATGCCGTGTACAGCTGTGAAGGCTGTAAAGGCTTCTTCAAAAGAACCATCAGGAAGGACCTCACTTACACGTGTCGAGACAGCAAGGAGTGCCTGATCGATAAGCGCCAACGCAACCGCTGCCAATACTGTCGCTACCAGAAGTGTCTGGCCATGGGCATGAAGAGAGAAG CTGTGCAGGAGGAGCGTCAGCGGGGCCGGGACAAGAGTGATAACGAGGTGGAGTCAACCAGTAGTTTCAACGGGGACATGCCGGTCGAGAAGATATTGGACGCGGAGTTGGCCATCGAACCCAAGACTGAAGCTTACATGGAGGCCAGCACAGGCAACTCT ACGAACGACCCGGTCACCAACATCTGCCAGGCAGCAGACAAGCAGCTATTCACCCTGGTGGAGTGGGCCAAAAGGATCCCCCACTTCTCTGAGCTGCCCCTGGACGACCAGGTCATCTTATTACGAGCAG gctgGAATGAGCTGCTCATCGCCTCGTTCTCCCATCGCTCTGTGACAGTGAAGGACGGGATCCTCCTGGCCACGGGCCTCCACGTCCACCGCAGCAGCGCCCACAGCGCAGGAGTGGGCTCCATCTTTGACAG AGTGCTGACGGAGCTGGTGTCTAAGATGAAAGACATGCAGATGGACAAGACTGAGCTGGGCTGCCTCCGAGCCATCGTCCTCTTCAACCCAG CCAAGGGCCTGTCTAATCCTACAGAGGTGGAGGCCCTGAGAGAGAAGGTGTACGCCTCGCTGGAGTCCTACACTAAACATAGGTACCCAGAGCAGCCTGGCAG
- the LOC139387588 gene encoding retinoic acid receptor RXR-gamma-A-like isoform X1 — translation MDNNESCLHLTSIRVLIPVADDEEGVSGRASGADSSVQVSHLSSTPSQPLSIMVGPPHPHHHHPHHHHHPSVISTTVNPGRPHPSPISTLGSPFNGLGGSPYSVITSSSLGSPGVSMPHTPTIGFSTLSSPQVNSLNSVSSSEDIKPPPGLAGLGHMNSYGCMSPGSMSKHICAICGDRSSGKHYAVYSCEGCKGFFKRTIRKDLTYTCRDSKECLIDKRQRNRCQYCRYQKCLAMGMKREAVQEERQRGRDKSDNEVESTSSFNGDMPVEKILDAELAIEPKTEAYMEASTGNSTNDPVTNICQAADKQLFTLVEWAKRIPHFSELPLDDQVILLRAGWNELLIASFSHRSVTVKDGILLATGLHVHRSSAHSAGVGSIFDRVLTELVSKMKDMQMDKTELGCLRAIVLFNPDAKGLSNPTEVEALREKVYASLESYTKHRYPEQPGRFAKLLLRLPALRSIGLKCLEHLFFFKLIGDTPIDTFLMEMLEAPHQIT, via the exons ATGGATAATAATGAATCGTGTCTACATCTAA CAAGTATTCGAGTTCTCATTCCTGTTGCAGACGATGAGGAAGGGGTATCAGGGCGTGCATCGGGGGCAG ATTCTTCTGTTCAGGTCTCCCACCTGAGCTCCACCCCCTCACAGCCCCTTAGCATCATGGTGGGCCCCCCtcaccctcaccaccaccacccccatcaccatcaccacccctcCGTCATCAGCACCACCGTCAACCCCGGGCGGCCCCACCCATCCCCCATAAGCACCCTGGGCTCGCCATTCAATGGGCTGGGCGGCTCGCCGTACTCCGTCATCACGTCGTCCTCTCTGGGCTCGCCAGGTGTCTCCATGCCCCACACGCCCACCATAGGCTTCAGCACGCTCTCCAGCCCACAG GTAAACTCTCTGAACAGTGTGAGCAGCAGTGAGGACATCAAGCCTCCTCCAGGCCTGGCTGGACTGGGTCACATGAACAGCTACGGCTGCATGAGCCCAGGATCCATGTCCAAGCACATCTGTGCCATCTGTGGGGACCGATCCTCAG GGAAACACTATGCCGTGTACAGCTGTGAAGGCTGTAAAGGCTTCTTCAAAAGAACCATCAGGAAGGACCTCACTTACACGTGTCGAGACAGCAAGGAGTGCCTGATCGATAAGCGCCAACGCAACCGCTGCCAATACTGTCGCTACCAGAAGTGTCTGGCCATGGGCATGAAGAGAGAAG CTGTGCAGGAGGAGCGTCAGCGGGGCCGGGACAAGAGTGATAACGAGGTGGAGTCAACCAGTAGTTTCAACGGGGACATGCCGGTCGAGAAGATATTGGACGCGGAGTTGGCCATCGAACCCAAGACTGAAGCTTACATGGAGGCCAGCACAGGCAACTCT ACGAACGACCCGGTCACCAACATCTGCCAGGCAGCAGACAAGCAGCTATTCACCCTGGTGGAGTGGGCCAAAAGGATCCCCCACTTCTCTGAGCTGCCCCTGGACGACCAGGTCATCTTATTACGAGCAG gctgGAATGAGCTGCTCATCGCCTCGTTCTCCCATCGCTCTGTGACAGTGAAGGACGGGATCCTCCTGGCCACGGGCCTCCACGTCCACCGCAGCAGCGCCCACAGCGCAGGAGTGGGCTCCATCTTTGACAG AGTGCTGACGGAGCTGGTGTCTAAGATGAAAGACATGCAGATGGACAAGACTGAGCTGGGCTGCCTCCGAGCCATCGTCCTCTTCAACCCAG ATGCCAAGGGCCTGTCTAATCCTACAGAGGTGGAGGCCCTGAGAGAGAAGGTGTACGCCTCGCTGGAGTCCTACACTAAACATAGGTACCCAGAGCAGCCTGGCAG